In Onychostoma macrolepis isolate SWU-2019 chromosome 12, ASM1243209v1, whole genome shotgun sequence, a single window of DNA contains:
- the top2a gene encoding DNA topoisomerase 2-alpha isoform X1 — protein MAGTEGPLKSVFENKALSKTKKDEKRLSVERIYQKKTQLEHILLRPDTYIGSVEPVTQQMWVFDENEGMNCRDITYVPGLYKIFDEILVNAADNKQRDKAMNCIKVNIDSENNTISVWNNGKGIPVVEHKVEKVYVPALIFGQLLTSSNYDDDEKKVTGGRNGYGAKLCNIFSSKFTVETACRESRHCFKQTWFDNMSRAEECKIKPFDGDDYTCIMFQPDLAKFKMQALDKDTVALLTRRAYDIAGSTKGVRVFLNGKKLPINGFRSYVDLYLKDKVDETGSPLTIVHEIANERWEVCLTLSDKGFQQVSFVNGIATTKGGRHTDYVGDQIVSKLIEVVKKKNKAGVAVKPFQVKNHMWLFVNCLIENPSFDSQTKENMTLQQKNFGSTCSLSDKFVKQANNCGIVESIMNWVKFKAQAQLNKKCSAVKHTKIKGVPKLDDANDAGGKNSTSCTLILTEGDSAKTLAVSGLGVVGRDRYGVFPLRGKMLNVREASHKQIMENAEINNVIKILGLQYKKNYSDPESLKSLRYGKLMIMTDQDQDGSHIKGLLINFIHHNWPSLLHHNFLEEFITPIIKASNKKQELAFYSIPEFNEWKEKQSNLKSWKIKYYKGLGTSTSKEAKEYFSDMARHRIPFKYSGPADDEAIALAFSKKMVDERKEWLTSFMINRRQRREHNLPEEYLYGQETTSLTYHDFINKELVLFSNSDNERSIPCLVDGLKPGQRKVLFCCFKRNDKREVKVAQLAGSVAEMSAYHHGEVSLMMTIVGLAQNFVGSNNLNLLQPLGQFGTRLHGGKDSASPRYIFTMLSPLARLLFPAVDDNLLKYNYDDNLRVEPEWYMPIIPLMLANGGEGIGTGWASRIPNYDVREIINNILRMLNGEDPLPMLPSYKGFKGTIDELAKNQYVNNGEVAIIDSTTIEITELPIKTWTQTYKENVLEAMLNGTEKVPPLITDYKEYHTDTTVRFVIKMTEERLREAEAAGLHKVFKLQNLLTCHSMVLFDHVGSLKKYESVQDILKDFFELRMKYYVLRKDWLLGMLGAESARLSNQARFILEKIQGTLVIENKPKKELIRMLQQMGYDSDPVKAWKDSQEKDADEDAGEDEEEKEKEDTSGPDYNYLLNMPMWYLTKEKKDELCRQRDAKMTELNALKMKAPADLWKEDLAAFTEELERVEQKEMESQNSVPVVKGKVGKSKVVKVKNETMPTPQGRRVIPRITSTMKVQAVKKEGAKRGKAVKKEAGVVMRMEFDDEADAAADSSEMGLTARLTKKVKKEPAKEKSTKSGKQTTLSFKPVQKNPMSFEEGESESDMELIPEEVAPREKRERKAAVEKKYSLSSSEDEFDDWAKSSKQKRAVIVDDESFIPEPSGAPDSDIDSPPPAPVVKKAPAKASKPKVEKPEASSKSGSETSQEPAPKPVKKSAVGATKKPAAKKTSAASKKKATDAKQPSILDVLSKTSPKKTKATKKPAAVKQSSDSDGAAPVVVEKKPAKKRKPALSSDQSDSSDSDSGNLMARLKGKSTAGKKAKSWEEDDSFQLEEKVVTSAAPRSRAARTTKPVTYALDSDSDDY, from the exons ATGGCTGGAACAGAAGGACCTCTGAAG agtgtgttTGAGAATAAGGCTCTTAGTAAGACCAAGAAAGATGAGAAGCGTCTGTCTGTGGAAAGGATCTATCAGAAGAAGACCCAGCTGGAGCATATTCTGCTCCGGCCTGACACCTACATAGGCTCTGTGGAGCCTGTTACCCAG CAAATGTGGGTGTTTGATGAGAATGAGGGAATGAACTGCAGAGACATCACATATGTGCCAGGACTCTACAAGATCTTTGACGAGATTCTGg TGAATGCTGCTGATAACAAACAGAGGGACAAAGCTATGAACTGCATCAAGGTCAACATTGACTC gGAGAATAACACCATCAGTGTGTGGAACAACGGAAAGGGTATTCCTGTGGTTGAGCACAAGGTGGAAAAGGTGTATGTTCCTGCTCTGATCTTTGGCCAACTCCTGACATCCAGTAACTACGATGATGATGAGAAGAAGGTCACGG GTGGCCGTAATGGATACGGTGCAAAGCTGTGTAACATCTTCAGCTCCAAGTTTACGGTGGAGACTGCATGCCGAGAGTCAAGACACTGTTTCAAACAG ACATGGTTTGATAACATGAGCCGAGCAGAAGAGTGTAAGATCAAACCCTTTGATGGCGACGACTACACCTGCATCATGTTTCAGCCGGACCTGGCAAAGTTTAAGATGCAGGCTTTAGATAAAGACACTGTCGCACTGCTGACTCGACGAGCATATGACATCGCTGGGTCCACAAAGGGTGTCCGTGTCTTTCTCAATGGCAAGAAGCTTCCA ATTAATGGTTTCCGGAGCTATGTGGACCTGTATCTAAAGGATAAGGTTGATGAGACCGGTTCTCCCCTGACAATAGTCCATGAGATTGCGAATGAGCGCTGGGAGGTGTGTCTTACCCTTAGTGATAAAGGGTTCCAGCAAGTCAGCTTTGTTAACGGCATCGCCACGACTAAG GGTGGAAGACACACCGACTATGTTGGAGACCAGATTGTGTCCAAACTGATTGAAGTGGTGAAAAAGAAGAACAAGGCTGGAGTAGCTGTCAAACCTTTCCAG GTGAAGAACCACATGTGGTTGTTTGTGAACTGTCTGATTGAGAACCCCAGTTTTGACTCTCAGACCAAAGAAAACATGACATTACAGCAGAAGAATTTCGGTTCCACCTGCTCTCTGAGTGACAAGTTTGTTAAACAG GCTAATAACTGTGGAATTGTGGAGAGCATTATGAACTGGGTGAAGTTTAAAGCCCAGGCTCAGCTAAATAAGAAATGCTCTGCTGTCAAACACACTAAGATTAAAGGAGTACCCAAGCTGGATGATGCCAACGATGCAG GTGGGAAGAACTCCACTAGCTGCACTCTGATCCTGACAGAAGGAGACTCGGCCAAAACTCTGGCCGTGTCGGGTCTGGGTGTGGTGGGACGTGACCGCTATGGTGTCTTCCCTCTGCGTGGTAAAATGCTCAACGTTCGAGAGGCGTCACACAAACAG atCATGGAGAATGCTGAGATCAACAATGTCATAAAGATCCTGGGTCTGCAGTACAAGAAGAACTACAGTGACCCTGAGTCACTCAAGAGCCTGCGCTACGGCAAGCTCATGATCATGACAGATCAG GATCAAGACGGATCTCACATTAAAGGTCTTCTCATTAACTTCATCCATCATAACTGGCCATCACTGCTGCACCACAACTTCCTAGAAGAGTTTATCACGCCTATCATCAAG GCATCCAATAAGAAGCAGGAGCTTGCTTTCTACAGTATCCCAGAATTCAATGAGTGGAAGGAGAAACAAAGTAACCTCAAATCCTGGAAGATCAAATACTACAAAG GTTTGGGTACCAGCACATCTAAAGAGGCCAAAGAGTATTTTTCGGATATGGCGAGACATCGAATCCCTTTTAAGTACTCTGGGCCGGCTGATGATGAAGCTATCGCCCTG GCCTTTAGTAAGAAGATGGTAGATGAGAGGAAGGAATGGCTGACCAGCTTCATGATCAACAGACGTCAGCGCAGAGAACACAACCTGCCTGAG GAGTACCTGTACGGACAGGAAACCACATCCCTCACCTACCATGACTTTATCAATAAAGAGCTTGTGCTGTTCTCCAACTCTGACAACGAGAGATCAATCCCCTGCTTGGTGGATG GTCTAAAACCAGGCCAAAGGAAGGTGCTTTTCTGCTGTTTTAAGAGAAATGATAAGAGAGAAGTGAAAGTGGCTCAGTTGGCTGGATCAGTGGCTGAGATGTCAGCATACCACCATGGAGAG GTCTCTCTGATGATGACCATTGTGGGTCTTGCTCAGAACTTTGTGGGCAGTAATAATTTGAACCTGCTTCAGCCTCTGGGTCAGTTTGGCACACGTCTGCATGGAGGCAAAGACTCTGCCAGCCCCAGATATATCTTTACTATGCTCAG tcCACTTGCTCGTCTGCTGTTCCCTGCTGTGGACGATAACCTGTTGAAGTATAACTATGATGATAATTTGCGAGTGGAGCCCGAGTGGTACATGCCCATCATCCCTCTGATGCTGGCTAATGGAGGTGAGGGCATCGGCACAGGATGGGCTAGCCGCATCCCCAACTACGACGTGAGAGAGATCATCAACAATATTCTCCGCATGCTCAATGGAGAAGATCCACTTCCTAtg CTGCCAAGCTATAAGGGGTTCAAAGGCACCATTGATGAATTGGCAAAGAATCAGTATGTGAATAATGGAGAGGTGGCCATCATTGACTCTACAACCATTGAGATCACTGAACTGCCAATCAAAACGTGGACACAG ACCTATAAGGAGAATGTGTTGGAGGCGATGCTCAACGGCACAGAGAAGGTTCCTCCTTTGATCACAGACTATAAGGAGTATCATACAGACACCACAGTGCGTTTCGTTATTAAGATGACAGAGGAGCGCCTGAGAGAGGCTGAGGCAGCTGGACTACACAAAGTCTTCAAACTACAGAATCTGCTCACCTGTCACTCCATG GTGTTGTTTGATCATGTGGGCAGTCTGAAGAAGTACGAGTCTGTTCAGGACATCTTGAAGGATTTCTTTGAGCTCAGAATGAAGTACTATGTCCTCAGGAAAGACTGGCTGCTAGGTATGCTGGGAGCTGAAAGTGCCAGACTTTCCAACCAGGCCCGATTCATTCTGGAGAAGATCCAGGGCACACTGGTCATTG aaaataaacctAAGAAGGAGCTGATCCGCATGCTTCAGCAGATGGGCTATGACTCGGACCCTGTTAAGGCCTGGAAAGATTCTCAGGAGAAG GATGCAGATGAGGATGCTGgggaggatgaggaggagaaggaAAAAGAGGACACATCTGGCCCTGATTATAACTACCTGCTCAACATGCCCATGTGGTACCTGACCAAAGAAAAGAAAGATGAGCTGTGTAGACAGAGAGATGCTAAG ATGACTGAGTTGAACGCGCTCAAGATGAAAGCACCTGCTGACCTGTGGAAAGAGGATCTGGCAGCCTTTACTGAGGAGCTGGAG CGTGTGGAACAGAAGGAGATGGAATCACAGAATTCAGTGCCTGTGGTGAAAGGTAAAGTGGGCAAATCAAAGGTGGTGAAGGTAAAGAACGAGACCATGCCCACCCCACAGGGCCGCCGCGTCATCCCCCGCATCACCAGCACCATGAAGGTCCAGGCTGTTAAGAAGGAGGGAGCCAAACGAGGCAAAGCTGTGAAG aaagAGGCTGGTGTGGTGATGAGGATGGAGTTTGATGATGAGGCAGACGCAGCAGCCGATAGCTCTGAGATGGGACTGACTGCAAGACTCACTAAGAAGGTCAAGAAAGAGCCAGccaaagaaaaaa GCACAAAGTCAGGCAAGCAGACCACCCTCTCCTTTAAACCAGTCCAGAAGAACCCCATGTCTTTTGAAGAGGGAGAGTCTGAATCTGACATGGAGCTCATCCCTGAGGAAGTGGCTCCAAGAGAAAAGCGAGAGCGCAAAG CTGCAGTGGAAAAGAAGTACAGTCTGTCGAGCAGTGAAGATGAATTTGATGACTGGGCGAAGAGCTCTAAACAGAAGCGTGCTGTCATTGTGGATGATGAGTCCTTCATCCCAGAACCCAGCGGTGCACCTGATAGTGACATTGACTCCCCTCCTCCCGCACCTGTTGT gaaaaaagcaccagcaaaagCCAGCAAACCAAAAGTAGAGAAACCCGAAGCCAGTAGCAAGTCCGGCT CTGAGACCAGCCAAGAGCCGGCCCCTAAACCTGTGAAAAAATCAGCTGTAGGAGCCACCAAGAAACCGGCTGCAAAGAAGACAAGTGCTGCTTCTAAGAAGAAAGCAACAG
- the top2a gene encoding DNA topoisomerase 2-alpha isoform X2, with protein MAGTEGPLKSVFENKALSKTKKDEKRLSVERIYQKKTQLEHILLRPDTYIGSVEPVTQQMWVFDENEGMNCRDITYVPGLYKIFDEILVNAADNKQRDKAMNCIKVNIDSENNTISVWNNGKGIPVVEHKVEKVYVPALIFGQLLTSSNYDDDEKKVTGGRNGYGAKLCNIFSSKFTVETACRESRHCFKQTWFDNMSRAEECKIKPFDGDDYTCIMFQPDLAKFKMQALDKDTVALLTRRAYDIAGSTKGVRVFLNGKKLPINGFRSYVDLYLKDKVDETGSPLTIVHEIANERWEVCLTLSDKGFQQVSFVNGIATTKGGRHTDYVGDQIVSKLIEVVKKKNKAGVAVKPFQVKNHMWLFVNCLIENPSFDSQTKENMTLQQKNFGSTCSLSDKFVKQANNCGIVESIMNWVKFKAQAQLNKKCSAVKHTKIKGVPKLDDANDAGGKNSTSCTLILTEGDSAKTLAVSGLGVVGRDRYGVFPLRGKMLNVREASHKQIMENAEINNVIKILGLQYKKNYSDPESLKSLRYGKLMIMTDQDQDGSHIKGLLINFIHHNWPSLLHHNFLEEFITPIIKASNKKQELAFYSIPEFNEWKEKQSNLKSWKIKYYKGLGTSTSKEAKEYFSDMARHRIPFKYSGPADDEAIALAFSKKMVDERKEWLTSFMINRRQRREHNLPEEYLYGQETTSLTYHDFINKELVLFSNSDNERSIPCLVDGLKPGQRKVLFCCFKRNDKREVKVAQLAGSVAEMSAYHHGEVSLMMTIVGLAQNFVGSNNLNLLQPLGQFGTRLHGGKDSASPRYIFTMLSPLARLLFPAVDDNLLKYNYDDNLRVEPEWYMPIIPLMLANGGEGIGTGWASRIPNYDVREIINNILRMLNGEDPLPMLPSYKGFKGTIDELAKNQYVNNGEVAIIDSTTIEITELPIKTWTQTYKENVLEAMLNGTEKVPPLITDYKEYHTDTTVRFVIKMTEERLREAEAAGLHKVFKLQNLLTCHSMVLFDHVGSLKKYESVQDILKDFFELRMKYYVLRKDWLLGMLGAESARLSNQARFILEKIQGTLVIENKPKKELIRMLQQMGYDSDPVKAWKDSQEKDADEDAGEDEEEKEKEDTSGPDYNYLLNMPMWYLTKEKKDELCRQRDAKMTELNALKMKAPADLWKEDLAAFTEELERVEQKEMESQNSVPVVKGKVGKSKVVKVKNETMPTPQGRRVIPRITSTMKVQAVKKEGAKRGKAVKKEAGVVMRMEFDDEADAAADSSEMGLTARLTKKVKKEPAKEKSTKSGKQTTLSFKPVQKNPMSFEEGESESDMELIPEEVAPREKRERKAAVEKKYSLSSSEDEFDDWAKSSKQKRAVIVDDESFIPEPSGAPDSDIDSPPPAPVVKKAPAKASKPKVEKPEASSKSGSETSQEPAPKPVKKSAVGATKKPAAKKTSAASKKKATDAKQPSILDVLSKTSPKKTKATKKPAAVKQSSDSDGAAPVVVEKKPAKKRKPALSSDQSDSSDSDSGNLMARLKGKSTAGKKAKSWEEDDSFQLEEKVVTSAAPRSRAARTTKPVTYALDSDSDDY; from the exons ATGGCTGGAACAGAAGGACCTCTGAAG agtgtgttTGAGAATAAGGCTCTTAGTAAGACCAAGAAAGATGAGAAGCGTCTGTCTGTGGAAAGGATCTATCAGAAGAAGACCCAGCTGGAGCATATTCTGCTCCGGCCTGACACCTACATAGGCTCTGTGGAGCCTGTTACCCAG CAAATGTGGGTGTTTGATGAGAATGAGGGAATGAACTGCAGAGACATCACATATGTGCCAGGACTCTACAAGATCTTTGACGAGATTCTGg TGAATGCTGCTGATAACAAACAGAGGGACAAAGCTATGAACTGCATCAAGGTCAACATTGACTC gGAGAATAACACCATCAGTGTGTGGAACAACGGAAAGGGTATTCCTGTGGTTGAGCACAAGGTGGAAAAGGTGTATGTTCCTGCTCTGATCTTTGGCCAACTCCTGACATCCAGTAACTACGATGATGATGAGAAGAAGGTCACGG GTGGCCGTAATGGATACGGTGCAAAGCTGTGTAACATCTTCAGCTCCAAGTTTACGGTGGAGACTGCATGCCGAGAGTCAAGACACTGTTTCAAACAG ACATGGTTTGATAACATGAGCCGAGCAGAAGAGTGTAAGATCAAACCCTTTGATGGCGACGACTACACCTGCATCATGTTTCAGCCGGACCTGGCAAAGTTTAAGATGCAGGCTTTAGATAAAGACACTGTCGCACTGCTGACTCGACGAGCATATGACATCGCTGGGTCCACAAAGGGTGTCCGTGTCTTTCTCAATGGCAAGAAGCTTCCA ATTAATGGTTTCCGGAGCTATGTGGACCTGTATCTAAAGGATAAGGTTGATGAGACCGGTTCTCCCCTGACAATAGTCCATGAGATTGCGAATGAGCGCTGGGAGGTGTGTCTTACCCTTAGTGATAAAGGGTTCCAGCAAGTCAGCTTTGTTAACGGCATCGCCACGACTAAG GGTGGAAGACACACCGACTATGTTGGAGACCAGATTGTGTCCAAACTGATTGAAGTGGTGAAAAAGAAGAACAAGGCTGGAGTAGCTGTCAAACCTTTCCAG GTGAAGAACCACATGTGGTTGTTTGTGAACTGTCTGATTGAGAACCCCAGTTTTGACTCTCAGACCAAAGAAAACATGACATTACAGCAGAAGAATTTCGGTTCCACCTGCTCTCTGAGTGACAAGTTTGTTAAACAG GCTAATAACTGTGGAATTGTGGAGAGCATTATGAACTGGGTGAAGTTTAAAGCCCAGGCTCAGCTAAATAAGAAATGCTCTGCTGTCAAACACACTAAGATTAAAGGAGTACCCAAGCTGGATGATGCCAACGATGCAG GTGGGAAGAACTCCACTAGCTGCACTCTGATCCTGACAGAAGGAGACTCGGCCAAAACTCTGGCCGTGTCGGGTCTGGGTGTGGTGGGACGTGACCGCTATGGTGTCTTCCCTCTGCGTGGTAAAATGCTCAACGTTCGAGAGGCGTCACACAAACAG atCATGGAGAATGCTGAGATCAACAATGTCATAAAGATCCTGGGTCTGCAGTACAAGAAGAACTACAGTGACCCTGAGTCACTCAAGAGCCTGCGCTACGGCAAGCTCATGATCATGACAGATCAG GATCAAGACGGATCTCACATTAAAGGTCTTCTCATTAACTTCATCCATCATAACTGGCCATCACTGCTGCACCACAACTTCCTAGAAGAGTTTATCACGCCTATCATCAAG GCATCCAATAAGAAGCAGGAGCTTGCTTTCTACAGTATCCCAGAATTCAATGAGTGGAAGGAGAAACAAAGTAACCTCAAATCCTGGAAGATCAAATACTACAAAG GTTTGGGTACCAGCACATCTAAAGAGGCCAAAGAGTATTTTTCGGATATGGCGAGACATCGAATCCCTTTTAAGTACTCTGGGCCGGCTGATGATGAAGCTATCGCCCTG GCCTTTAGTAAGAAGATGGTAGATGAGAGGAAGGAATGGCTGACCAGCTTCATGATCAACAGACGTCAGCGCAGAGAACACAACCTGCCTGAG GAGTACCTGTACGGACAGGAAACCACATCCCTCACCTACCATGACTTTATCAATAAAGAGCTTGTGCTGTTCTCCAACTCTGACAACGAGAGATCAATCCCCTGCTTGGTGGATG GTCTAAAACCAGGCCAAAGGAAGGTGCTTTTCTGCTGTTTTAAGAGAAATGATAAGAGAGAAGTGAAAGTGGCTCAGTTGGCTGGATCAGTGGCTGAGATGTCAGCATACCACCATGGAGAG GTCTCTCTGATGATGACCATTGTGGGTCTTGCTCAGAACTTTGTGGGCAGTAATAATTTGAACCTGCTTCAGCCTCTGGGTCAGTTTGGCACACGTCTGCATGGAGGCAAAGACTCTGCCAGCCCCAGATATATCTTTACTATGCTCAG tcCACTTGCTCGCCTGCTGTTCCCTGCTGTGGACGATAACCTGTTGAAGTATAACTATGATGATAATTTGCGAGTGGAGCCCGAGTGGTACATGCCCATCATCCCTCTGATGCTGGCTAATGGAGGTGAGGGCATCGGCACAGGATGGGCTAGCCGCATCCCCAACTACGACGTGAGAGAGATCATCAACAATATTCTCCGCATGCTCAATGGAGAAGATCCACTTCCTAtg CTGCCAAGCTATAAGGGGTTCAAAGGCACCATTGATGAATTGGCAAAGAATCAGTATGTGAATAATGGAGAGGTGGCCATCATTGACTCTACAACCATTGAGATCACTGAACTGCCAATCAAAACGTGGACACAG ACCTATAAGGAGAATGTGTTGGAGGCGATGCTCAACGGCACAGAGAAGGTTCCTCCTTTGATCACAGACTATAAGGAGTATCATACAGACACCACAGTGCGTTTCGTTATTAAGATGACAGAGGAGCGCCTGAGAGAGGCTGAGGCAGCTGGACTACACAAAGTCTTCAAACTACAGAATCTGCTCACCTGTCACTCCATG GTGTTGTTTGATCATGTGGGCAGTCTGAAGAAGTACGAGTCTGTTCAGGACATCTTGAAGGATTTCTTTGAGCTCAGAATGAAGTACTATGTCCTCAGGAAAGACTGGCTGCTAGGTATGCTGGGAGCTGAAAGTGCCAGACTTTCCAACCAGGCCCGATTCATTCTGGAGAAGATCCAGGGCACACTGGTCATTG aaaataaacctAAGAAGGAGCTGATCCGCATGCTTCAGCAGATGGGCTATGACTCGGACCCTGTTAAGGCCTGGAAAGATTCTCAGGAGAAG GATGCAGATGAGGATGCTGgggaggatgaggaggagaaggaAAAAGAGGACACATCTGGCCCTGATTATAACTACCTGCTCAACATGCCCATGTGGTACCTGACCAAAGAAAAGAAAGATGAGCTGTGTAGACAGAGAGATGCTAAG ATGACTGAGTTGAACGCGCTCAAGATGAAAGCACCTGCTGACCTGTGGAAAGAGGATCTGGCAGCCTTTACTGAGGAGCTGGAG CGTGTGGAACAGAAGGAGATGGAATCACAGAATTCAGTGCCTGTGGTGAAAGGTAAAGTGGGCAAATCAAAGGTGGTGAAGGTAAAGAACGAGACCATGCCCACCCCACAGGGCCGCCGCGTCATCCCCCGCATCACCAGCACCATGAAGGTCCAGGCTGTTAAGAAGGAGGGAGCCAAACGAGGCAAAGCTGTGAAG aaagAGGCTGGTGTGGTGATGAGGATGGAGTTTGATGATGAGGCAGACGCAGCAGCCGATAGCTCTGAGATGGGACTGACTGCAAGACTCACTAAGAAGGTCAAGAAAGAGCCAGccaaagaaaaaa GCACAAAGTCAGGCAAGCAGACCACCCTCTCCTTTAAACCAGTCCAGAAGAACCCCATGTCTTTTGAAGAGGGAGAGTCTGAATCTGACATGGAGCTCATCCCTGAGGAAGTGGCTCCAAGAGAAAAGCGAGAGCGCAAAG CTGCAGTGGAAAAGAAGTACAGTCTGTCGAGCAGTGAAGATGAATTTGATGACTGGGCGAAGAGCTCTAAACAGAAGCGTGCTGTCATTGTGGATGATGAGTCCTTCATCCCAGAACCCAGCGGTGCACCTGATAGTGACATTGACTCCCCTCCTCCCGCACCTGTTGT gaaaaaagcaccagcaaaagCCAGCAAACCAAAAGTAGAGAAACCCGAAGCCAGTAGCAAGTCCGGCT CTGAGACCAGCCAAGAGCCGGCCCCTAAACCTGTGAAAAAATCAGCTGTAGGAGCCACCAAGAAACCGGCTGCAAAGAAGACAAGTGCTGCTTCTAAGAAGAAAGCAACAG